In one Pseudanabaenaceae cyanobacterium SKYG29 genomic region, the following are encoded:
- a CDS encoding FecR family protein — MPSLISAKSGAIFLSAFILVVTAGKTIAQVAVKRGTVTAILEGNQVFIQERQAKLRDVAERNQQVRTGIARAELTFDNKAIARLGRNTRFTVGECGVQLQQGSILVSGVSACTSSVTAAVRGTTYILTVNENGTEAYQVLDGRVEFTKTSPTDPHKWAMEAGDKCFMEPG, encoded by the coding sequence ATGCCCTCACTTATTTCTGCAAAATCAGGAGCTATTTTTCTCTCAGCTTTTATTCTTGTGGTCACAGCGGGAAAAACGATTGCTCAGGTAGCGGTCAAGAGGGGAACTGTGACGGCAATTTTGGAAGGAAATCAAGTCTTCATTCAGGAAAGACAGGCAAAGTTAAGAGATGTAGCAGAGCGCAATCAGCAGGTACGTACAGGCATAGCGAGGGCAGAATTGACTTTTGACAACAAAGCGATTGCCAGGCTAGGCAGGAATACAAGATTCACGGTGGGGGAATGTGGTGTGCAATTGCAACAGGGTAGCATCCTGGTCAGTGGTGTATCAGCCTGTACTAGTAGTGTGACAGCGGCAGTCAGGGGTACGACCTACATCTTAACGGTGAATGAGAATGGCACAGAAGCATACCAAGTCCTAGATGGCAGAGTGGAATTTACCAAAACCTCCCCCACAGACCCTCACAAATGGGCAATGGAAGCTGGTGATAAGTGTTTTATGGAACCCGGTTAG